One region of Termitidicoccus mucosus genomic DNA includes:
- a CDS encoding response regulator produces the protein MSITTVGIVEDDLVLRNTLARIIDDTPGFQCVGKCASAEEALKRLPPLKPAVIIMDLNLPVMTGIECTRRMSALLPSTPIIILTMYEDGELIFRALKAGASGYLIKRSKPDEVLTAIKEAHEGGAPMSSHIARRVVFSFREPPPSADAAAATATLTEREHELLQYLSQGFANKEIADKLNISIPTVRTHLRHIYEKLHVRSRTEAVVKVMGASSSRGT, from the coding sequence ATGAGCATCACCACCGTTGGCATAGTTGAAGACGACCTCGTTTTGCGCAACACACTTGCGCGTATCATCGACGACACGCCCGGCTTTCAATGTGTGGGGAAATGTGCGTCCGCCGAGGAGGCGCTCAAAAGACTCCCGCCACTCAAACCCGCCGTCATCATCATGGACTTGAATCTGCCCGTGATGACCGGCATCGAATGCACGCGCCGCATGAGTGCGCTCCTGCCCTCGACCCCCATCATCATCCTGACGATGTATGAGGACGGCGAACTCATCTTTCGCGCGCTGAAGGCCGGCGCGAGCGGTTATCTCATCAAACGTTCCAAACCCGACGAAGTGCTCACGGCGATTAAGGAAGCGCACGAAGGCGGCGCGCCCATGAGCAGCCATATCGCGCGTCGCGTGGTATTTTCGTTTCGCGAACCACCGCCGAGCGCTGATGCCGCCGCTGCGACCGCGACGCTCACCGAACGCGAGCACGAATTGCTGCAGTATCTCTCGCAAGGTTTCGCGAACAAGGAAATCGCGGACAAGCTCAACATCAGCATCCCGACGGTGCGCACGCACCTGCGGCACATCTACGAAAAACTCCATGTCCGCTCGCGCACCGAGGCCGTCGTGAAAGTGATGGGGGCGTCCTCGTCGCGCGGTACATAG
- a CDS encoding sugar MFS transporter, with product MTSLFFLWGFMTVFNDILIPRFKEAFSLSYFQAMLVQLAFFGAYFVGSLLYYIISSTKGDPIAKIGYKNGVVIGLLISAVGSALFWPAAGAVSYPMFLGALFIVGLGFAMLQIAANPYVTILGPEKTASSRLNLAQGFNSVGTTIGPLIGGWLIFQYFAKTGAHGVDSVKVPYLAFCIVFVVLAVVFYFVRLPHIGEGKIEKGAGALKHPHVALGALGIFMYVGGEVSVGSAIINFLGQPEIAGLPEIDASKFVAIYWGGLLIGRFMGAVELSEMEKVKKQVLLLGIPLVAYLFLWIAKSAPLSAISGDSGAAAGVSVMTVWKDQFVANWSVFKFYLPFVGLCWLMFQVGKAQAGRTLAIFSTTVVALLLVAIFVGGKTAMWCVVAAGLFSSIGWSNTFSLAIEGLGPLKSQASSLLVMAILGGALLPPLQGLVADVTKNLPLSFIVPLIAYAYVAFYGAKGHNIGRDKMHTS from the coding sequence ATGACATCCCTGTTTTTTCTCTGGGGATTCATGACCGTGTTCAACGACATCCTCATCCCGCGTTTTAAAGAGGCGTTTTCGCTGTCGTATTTTCAAGCGATGCTCGTGCAACTCGCGTTCTTCGGTGCGTATTTTGTCGGCTCGCTGCTCTACTACATCATTTCGTCAACGAAGGGCGATCCCATTGCCAAAATCGGCTACAAAAACGGCGTTGTCATCGGCCTGTTGATTTCGGCGGTGGGCAGCGCGCTGTTCTGGCCGGCGGCGGGTGCGGTGTCGTATCCCATGTTTCTCGGCGCGTTGTTTATCGTGGGGCTCGGCTTCGCGATGTTGCAAATCGCCGCCAACCCCTACGTCACGATTCTCGGTCCGGAGAAAACAGCTTCGAGCCGTTTGAATCTGGCGCAGGGATTCAATTCCGTGGGCACCACAATCGGGCCGCTCATCGGTGGATGGCTGATTTTCCAATACTTCGCGAAAACCGGCGCGCATGGCGTCGATTCGGTAAAGGTGCCGTATCTCGCGTTCTGCATCGTGTTCGTCGTGCTTGCGGTGGTGTTTTATTTTGTCCGCCTGCCGCACATCGGCGAAGGCAAGATCGAAAAGGGTGCGGGCGCGCTCAAGCATCCACATGTCGCACTCGGCGCGCTGGGCATCTTCATGTATGTCGGCGGCGAGGTTTCCGTCGGCAGTGCGATTATCAATTTTCTTGGTCAGCCGGAAATCGCAGGCCTGCCCGAAATCGACGCGAGCAAGTTTGTCGCGATTTATTGGGGGGGCTTGCTTATCGGCCGTTTCATGGGCGCGGTGGAATTGAGCGAAATGGAGAAGGTAAAAAAACAAGTGCTGCTCCTCGGGATTCCGCTCGTGGCGTATCTGTTTTTGTGGATCGCAAAGAGCGCGCCGCTCAGCGCAATCAGCGGCGATTCAGGCGCGGCCGCGGGCGTTTCCGTGATGACAGTCTGGAAGGACCAGTTTGTCGCCAACTGGAGCGTGTTTAAATTCTACCTGCCATTCGTTGGCTTGTGCTGGCTCATGTTCCAGGTCGGCAAGGCGCAAGCCGGGCGCACGCTGGCGATTTTCTCAACGACGGTCGTGGCATTGTTACTCGTTGCGATTTTCGTCGGCGGAAAAACTGCCATGTGGTGCGTGGTCGCGGCCGGCCTCTTCTCGTCGATTGGCTGGTCGAACACGTTCTCGCTCGCAATCGAAGGACTCGGGCCGCTCAAGAGCCAGGCGTCGTCGTTGCTCGTCATGGCAATTCTTGGCGGCGCGCTTTTGCCGCCGCTGCAAGGCCTTGTCGCCGACGTGACAAAAAATCTGCCGCTCTCGTTTATCGTGCCGCTGATAGCGTATGCCTACGTGGCATTTTACGGAGCGAAAGGACACAATATTGGACGCGACAAAATGCACACGTCATGA
- a CDS encoding glutaminase family protein → MSFTARVCRCLTAVVLFFAPVFVVRAESLRPPAVPLVACDPYFSIWSAADTLPGTYTTHWTGKSNRLTSQVLIDGKMFRVMALQPDKAPALAQKSVEVLPTRTIYIFEDAGVRLTLTFLTPALPEDIDLLSRPVTYVTYAFQAIDGKSHNVAIQFDASGDITVNEPSKQQVVASAARVDTLTVLRMGSKEQPVLGRSGDSVCIDWGWLYVAADASAATGTLSMDWDFRNSFGDAGGATMKTGISGAVAADQAYATLRFASLAVNSETVSRTIILAYDDEYSIQYMGKNLRPYWRRNGWNADDLLKASARDFEMLRKRCEAFDAELMADLTRAGGEKYAKICALAYRQCFGAGKFAADTNGQPLQFSKENHSNGCIGTSDVFYPMSPLFLLNGASLAKSFIVPFMNYAESKFWKFPFAPHDLGQYPLANGQVYGGGERTLDKQMPVEECGNLLILFGAVAQMEGNAKFAERYWPTLEKWAQYLEEKGFDPENQLCTDDFAGHLAHNVNLSTKAIVALGSFGKLCELRGDSAKAAEYAKLAREFAQRWIKEADDGDHYRLAFDAPGTWSQKYNLVWDRILGLDIFPPEVARREMDFYLKNQNKYGLPLDNRKGYTKLDWITWAATLTQNRSDFEALVNPIFDFLNDTKKRAPMTDWYRTADAEKVAFTARPVVGGVFLQMLYDKAVWQKYAGRDKTQAAGWAPMPSKRPDQLPEKKRPAKNPAKAKNDKNKK, encoded by the coding sequence ATGTCGTTTACCGCTCGTGTTTGCCGTTGTTTGACGGCTGTTGTTTTGTTTTTTGCCCCCGTGTTTGTTGTTCGTGCCGAGTCATTGCGCCCGCCCGCCGTGCCGCTTGTGGCATGCGATCCGTATTTCAGCATTTGGTCGGCTGCCGATACGTTGCCGGGCACTTACACCACGCATTGGACAGGCAAGTCGAATCGACTGACCAGCCAGGTGCTCATTGATGGAAAAATGTTTCGTGTAATGGCGCTGCAACCGGACAAGGCTCCCGCGCTTGCGCAAAAATCCGTCGAGGTGCTGCCCACGCGCACGATTTATATTTTCGAGGATGCCGGTGTGAGACTCACACTCACGTTTCTGACGCCCGCGCTGCCCGAGGACATCGACCTGCTTTCGCGGCCCGTGACGTATGTCACGTATGCGTTTCAGGCGATTGACGGCAAATCGCACAATGTCGCCATCCAGTTCGACGCAAGCGGCGACATTACCGTAAACGAACCGTCGAAGCAGCAAGTCGTCGCATCGGCCGCGAGAGTCGACACGCTCACGGTGCTGCGCATGGGCTCGAAAGAGCAGCCGGTGCTCGGGCGCAGCGGCGACAGTGTTTGCATTGATTGGGGCTGGCTCTATGTCGCAGCGGATGCGTCCGCCGCCACGGGCACACTTTCGATGGATTGGGATTTTCGCAACAGCTTCGGCGACGCTGGCGGAGCGACGATGAAGACCGGCATCAGCGGCGCGGTGGCCGCCGACCAGGCGTATGCCACGCTGCGTTTCGCGTCGCTTGCGGTTAATTCCGAGACGGTTTCGCGCACCATAATTCTCGCTTACGACGACGAGTATTCGATTCAATACATGGGCAAAAATCTGCGCCCGTATTGGCGGCGAAACGGCTGGAATGCCGACGATTTGCTGAAGGCTTCCGCAAGGGATTTCGAGATGCTGCGAAAACGCTGCGAGGCATTTGATGCCGAGTTGATGGCCGACCTCACTCGTGCGGGCGGAGAAAAATATGCGAAGATTTGCGCGCTCGCCTACCGTCAATGTTTCGGTGCAGGCAAGTTCGCCGCCGACACCAACGGACAGCCGCTTCAGTTCAGCAAAGAAAACCACTCCAACGGCTGCATCGGCACCTCCGACGTGTTTTATCCGATGTCGCCGCTGTTTTTGCTGAACGGTGCGTCGCTCGCAAAATCGTTCATCGTGCCTTTCATGAATTACGCGGAAAGCAAGTTCTGGAAGTTCCCGTTCGCGCCGCACGACCTCGGACAATATCCGCTCGCCAACGGCCAGGTTTACGGCGGTGGCGAAAGGACACTCGACAAGCAAATGCCTGTCGAAGAATGCGGCAATCTGCTCATCCTTTTCGGCGCGGTTGCGCAGATGGAAGGCAACGCGAAGTTTGCCGAACGCTACTGGCCGACGCTCGAAAAATGGGCGCAATATCTGGAGGAAAAAGGTTTCGACCCGGAGAACCAGCTCTGCACCGACGACTTCGCCGGACATCTCGCGCACAACGTCAACCTCAGCACAAAGGCGATTGTCGCGCTCGGTTCGTTTGGCAAACTTTGCGAATTGCGTGGCGACAGTGCAAAAGCGGCCGAATATGCAAAACTCGCCCGCGAGTTTGCGCAGCGTTGGATAAAAGAAGCTGACGACGGCGACCACTATCGCCTCGCGTTCGACGCACCCGGCACGTGGAGCCAGAAATACAATCTCGTGTGGGACCGCATTCTCGGCCTCGACATTTTTCCTCCCGAAGTTGCCCGCAGGGAAATGGATTTTTATCTGAAGAACCAAAACAAATACGGCCTGCCGCTCGATAATCGCAAAGGCTACACGAAGCTCGATTGGATAACGTGGGCGGCGACGCTCACGCAAAATCGCTCCGACTTTGAGGCGCTCGTGAATCCGATTTTCGATTTTCTAAACGACACGAAAAAACGCGCACCGATGACAGATTGGTATCGCACCGCCGACGCCGAGAAAGTGGCTTTCACCGCGCGTCCCGTGGTGGGCGGCGTGTTTCTCCAGATGCTCTACGACAAGGCCGTGTGGCAGAAATACGCGGGCCGCGACAAAACTCAGGCTGCCGGCTGGGCGCCTATGCCGTCGAAGCGTCCCGATCAGCTTCCCGAGAAAAAGCGCCCTGCAAAAAATCCGGCCAAGGCGAAGAACGATAAAAACAAAAAATAG
- a CDS encoding arylsulfatase: MKHITRILAKSSAALLAAPLALPLFAAPAASDNPKSAIQNPKSPNVIVILTDDQSYAELGATGNPVIRTPNLDRFARQSVSLVNFNTMPVCSPTRACLMIGRDYYRSGLTDTWMGRSMMDPSTTTLAQMFADHGYRTGIFGKWHLGDNYPRRAMDKGFQESLVLNGGGLGQPSDAPDPADELGAYFNAHMLHNGKWITTDGYVSDVITAAAMQFIEQNRDRPFFVYLPFNCPHSPHQVPDEYRKHYPPASFDPAKYPAAGNPIPTKRNPEELARVYGMVENIDDNIGRLLAQLDELKLADDTIVVFFSDNGSQQHAGYNGGLRGWKGSTFEGGIHQFCFIRWPAQLKAGTQVTPIASVIDLAPTLLDLAAAQPPQQTTATFDGRSLVPLMRGTQTAADWPDRALFFQWHRGDTPERYRTMSVRTQNWKLVQPLGGGGETWNGKTNFMLFDMATDPFEMHNVAEQHPGRVAEMKKTYDTWFDNILRNRDFDKPQRITVGAPQENPVLLTRQDWRGPKANWSPAGHGFWEISVVTAARYDIKIYFDPFKKDGEASIAFPGARGLRKFFAAGDTELVFKNIALPARDGRFEVTVKTELSVRGVKYVELTRLP, from the coding sequence ATGAAACACATCACGCGCATACTCGCAAAATCTTCCGCCGCACTCCTCGCCGCGCCACTCGCACTCCCCCTCTTCGCTGCTCCCGCCGCTTCCGATAATCCAAAATCCGCAATCCAAAATCCAAAATCGCCCAACGTCATCGTCATCCTTACCGACGACCAAAGCTATGCCGAACTTGGCGCAACCGGCAACCCGGTCATCCGCACACCCAACCTCGACCGTTTCGCCCGCCAAAGCGTCTCGCTCGTCAACTTCAACACCATGCCCGTCTGTTCGCCGACGCGCGCATGCCTCATGATTGGGCGCGACTACTACCGCAGCGGCCTCACCGACACCTGGATGGGGCGCTCCATGATGGACCCGTCAACAACCACCCTCGCGCAAATGTTCGCGGACCACGGCTATCGCACCGGCATATTCGGCAAATGGCACCTCGGCGACAACTACCCGCGCCGCGCCATGGACAAAGGTTTTCAAGAAAGTCTCGTCCTCAACGGCGGCGGGCTCGGCCAGCCTAGCGACGCCCCCGACCCCGCCGACGAACTCGGTGCCTACTTCAACGCCCACATGCTCCACAACGGCAAATGGATTACGACCGACGGCTACGTCAGCGACGTCATCACCGCCGCCGCCATGCAGTTCATCGAGCAGAATCGCGACAGACCCTTCTTCGTATACCTCCCCTTCAACTGTCCGCACTCGCCGCACCAAGTCCCCGATGAATATCGCAAACATTATCCGCCCGCATCCTTCGACCCAGCGAAATATCCCGCCGCGGGCAATCCCATACCCACGAAGCGCAACCCCGAGGAACTCGCCCGCGTTTACGGCATGGTGGAAAACATAGACGACAACATCGGACGCCTCCTCGCCCAACTCGACGAACTCAAACTCGCCGACGACACCATCGTCGTATTCTTCTCCGACAACGGCAGCCAGCAGCACGCCGGTTACAACGGCGGCCTGCGCGGCTGGAAAGGCTCTACCTTCGAAGGCGGCATCCACCAATTCTGCTTCATCCGCTGGCCCGCCCAACTCAAGGCCGGCACGCAAGTCACGCCCATCGCCAGCGTCATCGACCTCGCGCCCACGCTCCTTGACCTTGCCGCCGCGCAACCGCCGCAACAAACCACCGCGACGTTTGACGGACGCAGCCTCGTCCCGCTCATGCGCGGCACGCAAACTGCCGCCGACTGGCCCGACCGCGCGCTCTTTTTCCAATGGCACCGCGGCGACACGCCCGAACGCTACCGCACTATGTCCGTGCGCACGCAAAACTGGAAACTCGTGCAGCCTCTCGGAGGCGGCGGGGAAACTTGGAACGGCAAAACCAACTTCATGCTCTTCGACATGGCCACCGACCCCTTCGAAATGCACAACGTCGCCGAACAACATCCCGGCCGCGTCGCCGAGATGAAAAAAACCTACGACACCTGGTTCGACAACATTCTTCGCAACCGTGATTTCGACAAACCGCAACGTATCACCGTCGGTGCCCCGCAAGAAAACCCCGTGCTCCTCACGCGCCAAGACTGGCGCGGCCCGAAGGCGAACTGGAGCCCCGCCGGCCACGGCTTCTGGGAAATCAGCGTTGTCACCGCCGCTCGCTACGACATCAAAATATATTTCGACCCATTCAAGAAAGATGGCGAGGCAAGCATCGCATTTCCCGGTGCTCGCGGGCTCCGCAAATTTTTCGCCGCAGGCGATACCGAACTCGTTTTCAAAAACATCGCCCTCCCAGCGCGCGACGGACGATTCGAAGTCACAGTCAAAACCGAACTCTCCGTCCGCGGCGTGAAATACGTCGAACTCACTCGCCTGCCATAA
- a CDS encoding arylsulfatase produces the protein MITRKLLTGAIPAMLGASLGCSAANVAQPSRPNIVLILADDLGYSDIGCFGGEIETPNLDRLARDGLRMTQFYTTPRCCPTRASLLTGLYSHQAGIGNMMDDRGVPGYRGELSKNALTIAEELRLAGYRTSAVGKWHVAHIYFDGKKQLNREVETPFWDNKNTWPLQRGFENYYGTIHGVNSYYDPFSLTEGNTPILTPQPRDYYYTDAISARAVAEIDRHAKVDAGERNPFFLYVAYTAPHWPLQAREADIAKYRKRYLDGWDKLRSARYQRQIDMGIIDKNYPLSPRDERVSAWDNVRDKEWEANRMATYAAMVENMDTGIGRICIRLKQLGLDENTLVIFLSDNGACDERIHPSWYDVPSRTRDGRPVRIGNNDRSVFAGPEDVWQSYGIPWANVSDTPFRLYKHFTHEGGIATPLIARWPAGIQKPGTISTHTGHIIDIMATLVDAAGAKHPAAYEGRDIKPLEGASLLPIFANATGDVERATPLFWEHEGNRAVRLGKWKLVAQNQKPWELYDIADDRTEQKNLAAANPQKVKELADLYDAWAERCGVLARGKLPPARPIKPAAN, from the coding sequence ATGATTACCCGAAAACTGCTGACTGGCGCCATTCCCGCCATGCTGGGCGCTTCACTTGGTTGTTCCGCTGCGAATGTCGCGCAACCGTCTCGCCCCAACATCGTCCTCATTCTCGCTGACGACCTCGGCTACTCCGACATCGGTTGCTTTGGTGGCGAAATCGAAACACCCAACCTCGACCGCCTCGCGCGCGACGGCCTGCGCATGACGCAATTCTATACCACGCCCCGCTGCTGTCCCACGCGCGCGTCGCTCCTCACCGGCCTCTATTCGCACCAAGCGGGCATCGGCAATATGATGGATGACCGCGGCGTCCCCGGCTACCGAGGCGAACTCAGCAAAAACGCGCTCACCATTGCCGAAGAACTCCGGCTCGCTGGCTACCGCACGTCCGCTGTCGGAAAATGGCATGTCGCACACATATATTTCGACGGCAAAAAACAACTCAACCGCGAAGTCGAAACGCCCTTCTGGGATAATAAAAACACCTGGCCGCTACAGCGCGGCTTTGAAAATTACTACGGCACCATCCACGGCGTGAACAGTTACTACGACCCCTTCTCGCTCACGGAAGGCAACACGCCCATTCTCACGCCGCAGCCGCGCGATTATTATTACACCGACGCCATTTCCGCGCGCGCTGTTGCGGAAATTGACCGCCACGCAAAAGTAGATGCTGGCGAACGAAACCCATTTTTTCTCTACGTCGCCTACACTGCGCCACACTGGCCGCTGCAAGCGCGCGAAGCCGACATCGCGAAATATCGCAAACGCTATCTCGACGGCTGGGACAAGCTCCGCTCCGCCCGTTATCAGCGCCAAATCGACATGGGTATCATCGACAAAAACTACCCGCTTTCGCCGCGCGATGAGCGCGTCAGCGCATGGGACAACGTGCGCGACAAGGAATGGGAAGCCAACCGCATGGCCACCTACGCCGCGATGGTTGAAAACATGGACACCGGCATCGGCCGCATTTGCATACGCCTCAAGCAACTCGGTCTCGACGAAAACACACTCGTCATATTTCTCTCCGACAACGGCGCCTGCGACGAACGCATTCACCCGTCATGGTATGACGTTCCCAGCCGCACGCGCGACGGACGCCCCGTGCGCATCGGCAATAACGACCGTTCTGTTTTTGCAGGCCCCGAGGACGTGTGGCAAAGCTACGGCATCCCTTGGGCCAACGTCAGCGACACGCCCTTCCGCCTCTACAAACACTTCACGCACGAAGGCGGCATCGCCACGCCGCTCATCGCCCGCTGGCCCGCCGGAATACAAAAACCCGGCACTATCTCCACACACACCGGGCACATCATCGACATCATGGCCACATTGGTTGATGCGGCCGGTGCGAAACATCCCGCGGCCTACGAAGGCCGCGATATCAAGCCACTCGAAGGCGCAAGCCTGCTACCCATTTTTGCCAACGCGACAGGCGACGTCGAGCGCGCCACACCGCTCTTCTGGGAGCACGAAGGCAACCGCGCGGTGCGCCTTGGAAAATGGAAACTCGTCGCGCAAAATCAAAAACCGTGGGAGCTCTACGACATCGCAGACGACCGTACCGAGCAAAAAAATCTCGCCGCTGCCAACCCGCAAAAAGTGAAAGAACTCGCCGATCTCTACGATGCCTGGGCGGAGCGTTGTGGAGTCCTTGCTCGCGGAAAACTTCCGCCCGCCCGTCCGATTAAACCCGCCGCAAACTGA
- a CDS encoding arylsulfatase, protein MPPKTLLTTTGLPLALGLTASCLSAQQAPEQPPRPNIVLILADDLGYSDLGCYGSEISTPNLDRLAQNGIRATQFYNQARCCPTRAALLTGRYPHQVGIGDMIDDYAAATRAAANSPAYQDHLAMNSPTIAEVLRTAGYTTLMSGKWHLGKRPEEWPVRRGFDRSFVQIDGAMNYYGGDSGNGPRARMAIDDKPWTPPRDGFYSTDAFAEHAIEFVNETIKNKSAKPFFLYLPFNAPHWPLQAPEDEIAKYKGKYDIGWHAVRTQRLARMKQLGIIANSQDMAATDRGNNKPWDKLTDKERAEWARRMEIYAAQVEHMDRCIGKLLDKLTRLGVEKNTLVIFISDNGGAAEDPNRSNKNVAIGHRDSFRGYARPWASVSNTPWKRHKTTAYEGGISTPLIACWPAGIDTANNGKLVREPAHIIDLLPTFIVLSGAEYPANASGKPEGKNILAMLRGGTGNPDRIFCWEHEGNRGIRKGKWKLVSSPASGPAGKAKESEWELYDMENDRIESRNLAKERPAVVKDLKIAYDHWAKRCGVIAHNELVVKKRAAK, encoded by the coding sequence ATGCCCCCTAAAACACTGCTGACCACCACCGGCCTCCCGCTCGCCCTCGGACTCACCGCAAGCTGCCTCTCCGCGCAACAAGCGCCCGAGCAGCCGCCGCGCCCCAACATCGTCCTCATTCTCGCTGACGACCTCGGTTACTCTGACCTCGGTTGCTACGGCTCGGAAATCTCCACGCCCAATCTCGACCGTCTCGCGCAAAACGGCATCCGCGCCACGCAATTTTACAATCAGGCCCGCTGCTGCCCCACCCGCGCCGCGCTCCTCACCGGGCGTTATCCGCACCAAGTTGGCATCGGCGACATGATTGACGACTATGCCGCAGCAACCCGCGCCGCCGCCAACAGCCCCGCCTACCAAGACCATCTCGCCATGAACTCGCCCACTATTGCCGAAGTGCTCCGCACCGCCGGCTACACCACGCTCATGTCCGGCAAATGGCACCTCGGCAAACGCCCCGAAGAATGGCCCGTGCGCCGCGGCTTCGACCGCTCGTTCGTGCAAATTGATGGTGCGATGAATTACTACGGCGGCGATTCCGGCAACGGCCCACGAGCCCGCATGGCCATCGACGACAAACCGTGGACGCCTCCTCGCGACGGCTTTTATTCCACGGACGCGTTTGCCGAACACGCCATCGAGTTCGTCAACGAAACCATCAAAAACAAATCCGCGAAACCATTCTTCCTCTATCTGCCCTTCAACGCTCCGCATTGGCCGTTGCAAGCGCCCGAGGACGAAATCGCCAAATACAAAGGCAAATACGACATCGGCTGGCACGCCGTGCGCACGCAACGCCTCGCGCGCATGAAACAACTCGGCATTATCGCCAACTCGCAAGACATGGCCGCCACCGACCGCGGTAACAATAAGCCTTGGGATAAACTTACTGACAAAGAACGCGCCGAGTGGGCACGCCGCATGGAAATTTACGCCGCGCAAGTCGAACACATGGACCGCTGCATTGGAAAACTCCTCGACAAACTCACGCGCCTCGGCGTCGAAAAAAACACCCTCGTAATTTTCATTTCCGACAACGGTGGCGCGGCCGAAGACCCGAATCGCAGCAACAAAAACGTGGCCATCGGCCACCGCGATTCGTTCCGCGGCTACGCGCGCCCTTGGGCGAGTGTGAGCAACACGCCGTGGAAACGCCACAAAACCACCGCCTACGAAGGCGGCATCAGCACGCCGCTCATCGCATGCTGGCCCGCCGGCATTGACACGGCGAATAACGGCAAACTCGTCCGCGAACCCGCGCATATCATCGACCTGCTGCCGACATTCATAGTGCTGAGCGGCGCGGAATATCCGGCAAACGCCTCGGGCAAACCCGAAGGCAAAAATATTCTGGCGATGCTGCGTGGCGGAACGGGCAATCCCGACCGCATATTCTGCTGGGAACACGAAGGCAATCGCGGCATCCGCAAAGGAAAATGGAAGCTGGTCTCGTCCCCCGCATCCGGCCCGGCGGGCAAGGCGAAGGAAAGCGAATGGGAGCTTTACGACATGGAAAACGACCGCATCGAGTCGAGGAACCTTGCGAAAGAACGCCCTGCCGTCGTGAAGGATTTGAAAATCGCATACGATCACTGGGCCAAACGCTGCGGTGTGATTGCGCACAACGAACTCGTCGTGAAAAAACGAGCGGCGAAGTAA
- a CDS encoding ROK family protein, with protein sequence MTCGYKNDTRIVLTLDAGGTNFRFNATRGGKPCVETVAIPTRSDDLQACLQAIKEGFSRVLDACAEAPVAISFAFPGPADYPRGIIGDLGNLPCFRGGVPFGPILSDAFGMPVFINNDGDLFTYGEAIGGFLPHVNSLLEKAGSPKRYANLIGFTIGTGFGGGLVRNGELFLGDNSMSAEVWLLRNKLAPAMNVEESVSIRAVRSVYAELAGIAFDAAPDPKGIEAIARGSEPGDRAAAVESYRRMGEAAGDAIANALTLADSLVVIGGGLSAGAPLFLPALIDELNGRYTQPGGRQIRRLVQRSFEIETVGGLDAFLNGGDIRTIDVPDIARGTGDPTRRVTYDASARIAVGISRLGTSAAIALGAYAFAIQQLDN encoded by the coding sequence ATGACGTGCGGCTATAAAAACGACACACGCATCGTCCTGACACTTGACGCGGGCGGAACCAACTTTCGTTTCAACGCCACGCGCGGCGGCAAGCCCTGCGTGGAAACCGTCGCGATTCCCACGCGTTCCGACGACCTGCAAGCTTGTCTGCAAGCAATCAAGGAGGGCTTTTCGCGCGTGCTCGACGCGTGCGCCGAGGCGCCCGTCGCAATCAGTTTTGCGTTTCCCGGCCCGGCGGATTATCCGCGCGGCATCATCGGCGACCTCGGCAATCTGCCGTGTTTCCGCGGCGGCGTGCCGTTCGGCCCGATTTTGTCGGACGCATTTGGAATGCCCGTTTTTATCAACAACGATGGCGATCTGTTCACCTACGGCGAGGCCATCGGCGGATTTTTGCCGCATGTAAACAGCCTCCTCGAAAAGGCCGGCAGCCCGAAGCGCTACGCAAATCTGATCGGCTTCACGATCGGCACCGGCTTTGGCGGCGGGCTCGTTCGCAACGGCGAGCTGTTTCTCGGCGACAACTCCATGTCCGCCGAAGTGTGGCTGCTGCGCAACAAGCTCGCGCCCGCGATGAACGTCGAGGAAAGCGTGAGCATCCGTGCCGTGCGCAGCGTTTATGCGGAACTTGCGGGAATCGCGTTTGACGCCGCACCCGACCCGAAGGGCATCGAGGCCATTGCGCGCGGCTCCGAACCGGGTGACCGCGCCGCCGCCGTCGAGTCCTACCGCCGCATGGGCGAGGCCGCGGGCGACGCGATTGCGAACGCGCTCACGCTGGCCGACAGCCTCGTGGTCATCGGCGGCGGCCTGTCTGCCGGCGCGCCGCTGTTTTTGCCCGCGCTCATCGACGAACTGAACGGCCGCTACACGCAGCCTGGTGGAAGACAAATCCGCCGCCTCGTGCAGCGCTCGTTCGAAATTGAGACCGTCGGCGGGCTGGACGCATTTTTGAACGGCGGAGACATCCGCACCATTGACGTGCCCGACATCGCGCGTGGAACCGGTGACCCGACGCGCCGCGTCACTTACGACGCCTCCGCGCGCATCGCCGTCGGCATTTCGCGCCTCGGCACGAGTGCGGCCATCGCGCTCGGCGCCTACGCTTTCGCAATCCAACAACTCGACAACTAA